One part of the Cyclobacteriaceae bacterium genome encodes these proteins:
- a CDS encoding FKBP-type peptidyl-prolyl cis-trans isomerase has translation MKILNVVLVVGLALLFSCTSSNEKETPSGMKFKIVKKGDGILPKPGEVVVFQFLFKDSKDSVWAQMTKDMPAAVLTNDSSAIVSEDGMTQMLRMVSKGDSVIVSMPISRFFKDLVKSPMPPDVDSTLTLSYHIRVDSIMQQMDFMAYQQEMMSKFREKQLAKDIATIDQYLADNKIDAVKVESGLRYVITTPGKGENAKSGQTVKVNYSGYLLDGQYFDSSVQTVAEAKGIFNPMRPYEPFEVTIDQTGVIQGWHEALKYLNKGSKGTFYIPSSLAYGPQQRSEVIKENSILVFDLECMEIK, from the coding sequence ATGAAAATTCTAAATGTTGTTCTTGTTGTTGGCCTGGCGCTTCTTTTTTCATGCACAAGCAGTAATGAAAAAGAAACGCCCAGTGGGATGAAGTTTAAAATCGTAAAGAAGGGAGATGGTATACTGCCAAAGCCGGGTGAAGTGGTAGTGTTCCAGTTCCTTTTTAAAGATTCAAAGGATTCTGTGTGGGCACAAATGACTAAAGATATGCCCGCAGCCGTTTTAACAAACGACAGCTCAGCCATAGTATCGGAAGATGGCATGACCCAAATGCTTCGCATGGTTTCAAAAGGTGACAGTGTGATTGTAAGTATGCCCATCTCCCGGTTTTTTAAAGACCTGGTGAAGTCGCCCATGCCCCCGGATGTGGACAGCACCCTTACCCTTAGCTACCATATCCGGGTCGATTCCATTATGCAGCAAATGGATTTCATGGCCTATCAGCAGGAGATGATGAGCAAGTTCAGGGAAAAGCAGTTGGCCAAGGATATTGCCACCATCGATCAATACCTGGCGGATAACAAAATTGATGCGGTAAAAGTTGAGTCTGGACTTCGTTATGTGATTACCACCCCGGGTAAAGGAGAGAACGCTAAATCCGGTCAAACCGTAAAAGTGAATTATTCAGGCTATTTGCTGGATGGACAATATTTTGATTCCAGTGTTCAGACAGTGGCGGAGGCCAAGGGGATTTTCAATCCCATGCGTCCCTATGAGCCCTTTGAAGTAACCATTGATCAAACGGGTGTAATACAAGGCTGGCATGAAGCGTTAAAGTATCTGAACAAGGGTTCGAAAGGAACATTTTATATCCCTTCTTCCTTGGCGTACGGCCCGCAGCAACGCAGCGAGGTCATAAAGGAAAATTCGATTTTGGTTTTTGATTTGGAGTGTATGGAAATTAAATAA
- a CDS encoding bifunctional oligoribonuclease/PAP phosphatase NrnA, whose amino-acid sequence MTHLQQFNEFLSSARQVVIVTHHKPDADALGSSLGLAAYLKKKGHSVSVITPSDYPSFLNWLPGNDEVIIFHDRIENQIAERVAKAEIIFCLDFSALSRINSIGEMIRKSNAKKVLIDHHLEPEKFADFEQWDPKAASTAGLVYELLIELGDRAQIDANIADCLYAGLLTDTGGFRHNNTRREEFMIASDLVSLGANPTKVSKLIYDTNTLERLRLMGYVLSEKLVVLPEYKTAYITLTKEELEKFGSQSGDTEGFVNYGLSIEGIRLSVMIYQRNDEVKLSFRSLGDFSVNEMARKHFNGGGHKNASGGTSPVSLQATLENFLKILPEYKEKLLSEVK is encoded by the coding sequence ATGACACATCTTCAGCAGTTTAATGAGTTTTTGAGCAGTGCCCGGCAAGTGGTTATTGTAACACACCACAAGCCCGATGCCGATGCCCTGGGCTCCTCACTCGGGTTAGCAGCCTACCTGAAGAAAAAGGGACATAGCGTTTCGGTGATCACGCCAAGTGATTACCCATCATTTTTAAATTGGTTGCCCGGAAATGATGAGGTTATCATTTTTCATGATAGGATTGAAAATCAAATTGCCGAGCGGGTTGCTAAAGCCGAAATCATTTTTTGTCTTGATTTCTCCGCCTTAAGCCGTATCAATTCCATTGGTGAAATGATCCGTAAATCGAACGCTAAAAAAGTATTGATTGACCATCACCTTGAACCCGAAAAATTTGCCGACTTTGAACAATGGGATCCGAAGGCTGCCTCTACAGCCGGGCTGGTGTATGAACTTCTGATAGAGCTGGGTGATCGTGCGCAAATAGATGCCAACATTGCCGATTGTTTATATGCTGGTTTGTTAACGGATACCGGTGGCTTCAGGCATAACAATACCAGGCGCGAAGAATTTATGATTGCCTCCGATTTGGTATCGCTTGGGGCGAATCCGACCAAGGTTTCAAAACTCATTTATGATACGAATACCCTTGAGCGTTTACGGTTGATGGGGTATGTATTAAGTGAGAAGTTGGTGGTACTGCCGGAGTACAAGACGGCCTATATTACCCTGACCAAAGAAGAACTGGAAAAATTCGGATCACAATCAGGCGATACGGAAGGTTTTGTGAACTATGGGCTATCCATTGAAGGCATCCGTTTGTCGGTTATGATTTATCAGCGTAACGATGAAGTTAAGTTATCATTCCGGTCCCTCGGTGACTTTTCAGTAAACGAAATGGCACGAAAACATTTTAATGGCGGTGGCCATAAAAATGCATCAGGCGGTACTTCCCCCGTATCGCTTCAGGCCACCCTCGAAAACTTTTTGAAAATTTTACCGGAGTATAAGGAGAAACTATTAAGTGAAGTAAAATAA
- the rdgB gene encoding RdgB/HAM1 family non-canonical purine NTP pyrophosphatase: MVSLVAATNNPYKMQEIGSILGPSFLLRSLKEIGCREELPETQSTIEGNALQKAQYVFDHYHVPCFADDTGLEVDALRGEPGVYSAMYAGPQRSAEGNMNLLLQKLLGHTNRAAQFRTVIALVESQGIQLFEGIVRGEILTEKRGSQGFGYDPIFVPENCSKSFAEMSMAEKNTMSHRARAVKKLVDYLRQTYGR, from the coding sequence ATGGTTTCGTTGGTAGCTGCAACTAATAACCCGTACAAAATGCAAGAGATAGGGTCCATATTGGGCCCATCTTTTTTATTGCGCAGTTTAAAAGAAATTGGTTGCCGCGAAGAACTACCCGAGACACAGTCAACCATAGAAGGAAATGCCCTTCAAAAGGCACAGTATGTTTTCGATCATTACCATGTGCCTTGTTTCGCTGACGATACCGGACTTGAAGTGGATGCTTTGCGTGGCGAGCCGGGTGTTTATTCGGCCATGTATGCCGGTCCACAACGCAGTGCCGAGGGCAATATGAACCTGCTGCTTCAAAAACTTTTGGGGCATACTAACCGTGCAGCACAATTCCGCACAGTGATTGCTTTAGTTGAATCACAAGGCATTCAATTATTTGAAGGCATTGTACGGGGTGAAATATTAACGGAAAAAAGAGGCTCACAGGGATTTGGCTACGATCCGATATTCGTGCCTGAAAACTGTTCAAAATCATTTGCCGAAATGTCCATGGCTGAAAAAAACACGATGAGCCACCGGGCCCGCGCTGTTAAAAAGCTAGTGGATTATCTTCGGCAAACCTATGGCAGGTAA
- the secDF gene encoding protein translocase subunit SecDF has product MQNKGFVIVLTLIVTALCLYYLSFTFVSNSVQQDAIDYATDANGVIDLNKKQTYLDSVWSKPVYNLFGVEFTYKEVKDNELSRGLDLQGGMHVTLEVSPVDIIKGLSGNSKDSAFVKALTKAQVREKSSQERFSALFFAAYREDNPGAKLAPVFSSTTTRGRISLNDTDEQVIAVVNEEIERAIDRSYTILKNRIDQFGTSQPNIQRLPGTGRIQIEIPGADNPARVRKLLQGVARLEFWDVIEPNDINSSLMAINSALVKEQQVQAARTTRTEQPATETPAETAQPDALSELEKQLQTASVGDTTLQSLDSLQNLGVSALFAKSIPQGTFRYAIKDTAEINRIFRRTEIKSLLPRNVGVYWGNKPDKDFGPTEGLQLYFLDLGRSGQPKLTGEVINDARQDLDEYARPSVSMTMNAAGTRVWAKMTAEAASKTPRGRIAIVLDNAVYSAPFVNGEIPNGNSQISGNFTVDEAKDLANILKAGSLPAPTKIVEEAIVGPTLGKLAQNQGLLSSLSGLALVVIFMIVYYSKGGIVANIALLFNIFFILGILAQLNASLTLPGIAGIVLTIGMAVDANVLIFERIKEEIAHGRKLKDAIRVGYERAFWTIFDSNLTTLLTAFFLFMLGQGPIKGFAITLMIGILTSFFTAVYVSRVIVEWMTRKGDASKISFDSFISRLVKKRKHFEFVKNSRLAYITSSVIIVLGLSLLLVKGLNLGVDFKGGRSYVVNFSKPVVATDLKIRLSQSFENAGTEVKNYGSNSSVKITTSYLIDDDSDIADDKVKQTLIDGLQSITGKQYTDQDSQLDDVHFVIASSSKVGATVADDIKNSAWEASLFSLVGIFVYILIRFRKWQYSAGAIIATIHDTLFVFAAFSIAGFLGLSYEVDQVFVAAILTIIGYSINDTVIIFDRIREYIGFGATHDREKIVNDAINDTLARTIITAGTTLLVVVVLLIFGGQVLSGFAFALFVGVVIGTYSSVFIAAPIVIDLDKKKEVEKKEGKKIAVPA; this is encoded by the coding sequence ATGCAAAACAAAGGATTTGTAATCGTACTAACCCTGATTGTTACAGCGCTCTGCCTGTATTACCTGTCGTTTACATTTGTTTCCAACAGCGTACAGCAAGATGCCATCGACTATGCAACTGACGCCAACGGGGTTATCGACCTCAACAAAAAGCAAACATACCTTGATTCGGTGTGGAGCAAGCCCGTGTATAATTTATTCGGGGTAGAATTTACGTACAAAGAAGTTAAGGACAACGAACTTAGCCGTGGTCTCGACTTGCAAGGTGGTATGCATGTTACCCTGGAGGTTTCTCCGGTTGACATTATTAAAGGTTTAAGTGGAAATAGCAAAGACTCAGCCTTTGTAAAAGCCTTAACGAAGGCACAAGTACGGGAAAAAAGCAGTCAGGAACGCTTTAGCGCATTATTCTTTGCAGCTTACCGCGAAGATAACCCGGGTGCTAAACTAGCCCCTGTGTTTTCCTCCACTACCACCCGTGGGCGCATCAGCCTCAATGATACAGATGAACAGGTGATTGCGGTGGTTAACGAAGAAATTGAGCGTGCCATTGATCGTTCGTACACGATTTTAAAAAATCGTATTGATCAATTTGGAACATCACAACCTAACATTCAGCGGTTACCGGGTACCGGCAGAATTCAGATTGAAATTCCTGGTGCCGATAACCCAGCACGGGTTCGTAAACTTTTACAAGGTGTTGCACGCCTTGAATTTTGGGATGTAATTGAACCGAATGATATTAACAGTTCATTAATGGCTATCAATTCGGCTCTTGTTAAAGAACAACAAGTTCAAGCGGCCAGAACAACAAGAACAGAACAGCCTGCCACTGAAACACCAGCAGAAACAGCCCAACCCGATGCACTATCCGAACTGGAGAAGCAACTTCAAACCGCTTCGGTTGGTGACACTACTCTTCAAAGTTTGGATTCCCTTCAAAACCTTGGTGTATCAGCACTTTTCGCAAAGAGCATACCTCAGGGAACTTTCCGTTATGCTATTAAGGATACTGCAGAGATCAATCGTATTTTCAGAAGAACAGAAATAAAAAGTTTACTACCTCGTAACGTAGGCGTTTATTGGGGCAATAAGCCCGATAAAGATTTCGGACCAACGGAAGGTCTGCAACTATATTTTCTTGACCTTGGCCGATCAGGCCAACCAAAACTTACCGGAGAAGTTATCAATGATGCCCGCCAGGATTTGGATGAATATGCGCGCCCATCGGTGAGCATGACTATGAACGCAGCGGGAACCCGTGTATGGGCAAAAATGACTGCTGAAGCAGCAAGCAAAACCCCACGGGGGCGTATTGCTATTGTGTTGGATAATGCCGTGTATTCTGCCCCGTTTGTTAACGGTGAAATTCCAAACGGAAACTCGCAGATTTCCGGAAACTTTACAGTAGATGAAGCAAAAGACCTGGCGAACATTTTAAAAGCCGGTTCATTGCCAGCCCCTACCAAAATTGTAGAGGAGGCCATTGTTGGCCCTACGTTGGGCAAGCTTGCTCAAAACCAGGGATTACTTTCATCGTTAAGCGGCCTGGCGCTGGTTGTCATTTTTATGATTGTTTATTATTCTAAAGGTGGCATAGTGGCAAACATTGCCTTGTTATTCAATATCTTTTTTATTCTGGGAATTCTCGCACAGTTGAATGCTTCATTAACCTTACCGGGTATTGCCGGTATCGTGCTTACCATTGGTATGGCGGTGGATGCCAACGTGTTGATTTTTGAACGCATTAAAGAAGAGATTGCACACGGACGAAAACTAAAGGATGCGATCCGGGTTGGCTATGAACGTGCCTTCTGGACTATCTTCGACTCCAACCTAACCACTTTGTTAACAGCATTCTTCCTGTTTATGTTAGGCCAGGGCCCGATTAAAGGGTTTGCCATCACATTGATGATCGGTATCCTCACCTCCTTCTTCACTGCGGTTTACGTTTCGCGTGTAATTGTTGAGTGGATGACGCGCAAAGGTGATGCCAGCAAGATATCGTTCGATTCATTCATCTCCCGTTTGGTTAAGAAGCGTAAGCACTTTGAGTTCGTTAAAAACAGCCGGTTAGCCTACATCACTTCTTCCGTTATCATCGTGTTGGGCTTAAGTCTTTTATTGGTTAAGGGATTAAACCTGGGTGTTGATTTTAAGGGAGGCCGTTCGTACGTGGTTAACTTCAGCAAGCCTGTGGTGGCTACTGATCTAAAAATCAGGTTAAGCCAAAGCTTTGAAAATGCGGGTACGGAAGTAAAGAATTACGGTTCAAACTCTTCCGTAAAAATTACTACATCATACCTGATTGATGACGACAGCGACATCGCAGATGATAAGGTGAAGCAAACGTTGATTGATGGACTGCAATCCATTACCGGTAAACAATACACCGATCAGGATTCTCAGCTTGATGACGTACATTTTGTTATTGCCAGTTCATCGAAAGTAGGCGCTACAGTAGCTGATGACATTAAGAACTCAGCCTGGGAGGCAAGCTTGTTTTCACTGGTAGGTATATTTGTTTACATCCTCATCCGCTTCCGCAAGTGGCAATACAGCGCGGGTGCCATTATCGCTACCATACACGACACGTTATTTGTATTTGCAGCCTTTTCCATTGCAGGATTTTTGGGATTAAGTTATGAAGTGGACCAGGTGTTCGTGGCCGCGATCCTTACCATTATAGGCTACTCTATCAACGATACGGTGATCATTTTCGACCGCATCCGTGAATACATTGGTTTTGGCGCCACCCATGATCGCGAAAAAATTGTAAACGATGCCATTAACGATACCCTTGCCCGTACCATTATTACGGCCGGCACCACCTTGTTGGTGGTAGTTGTGCTGCTCATTTTTGGCGGACAGGTACTTTCGGGCTTTGCCTTTGCGCTGTTTGTTGGGGTAGTTATCGGTACCTATTCATCGGTATTCATTGCAGCGCCAATTGTCATTGACCTCGACAAAAAGAAAGAGGTGGAGAAAAAGGAAGGCAAAAAAATTGCTGTTCCGGCCTAA
- a CDS encoding gliding motility lipoprotein GldH, whose product MRISYLFIALLIFCFACDRARVFEQNYDFKKRYWAVSDKPAFSFKITDADQPYNLYLTLRNESDYPNSNIYFTYILTDTAGTELEKKLASEFLFERKTGRPLGSSGLGYVFEHQFPLLMAYRFKHPGTYSLHYEQFMRTDTLRGVLSVGLRVERTNDK is encoded by the coding sequence ATGAGAATTTCGTATTTATTTATTGCACTTCTTATTTTTTGTTTTGCCTGCGACCGCGCACGGGTTTTCGAACAAAATTACGATTTCAAAAAACGCTATTGGGCAGTTTCTGATAAACCGGCATTCAGCTTTAAAATTACCGATGCCGATCAACCCTACAATTTATACCTAACCCTACGCAACGAATCGGATTACCCGAATTCAAATATTTACTTCACCTATATCCTTACCGATACGGCTGGCACCGAGCTTGAAAAAAAATTAGCTTCCGAATTTCTTTTTGAACGCAAAACCGGCCGACCCCTTGGCAGCAGCGGCTTAGGCTATGTCTTCGAGCATCAATTTCCATTACTCATGGCTTATAGGTTCAAACACCCGGGCACCTACAGTTTACACTATGAACAGTTTATGCGCACCGATACATTACGTGGCGTATTATCCGTTGGGTTACGGGTGGAAAGGACTAACGACAAATAA
- a CDS encoding uridine kinase, with protein MNKPYTIGITGGSGSGKTYFLKSLANRFTEDEICFISQDNYYHPRERQKEDGRGIKNFDLPEAIDHEQFLHDIKLLKKGEALHKTEYTFNNPNVKPKQLIFKPAPVLIVEGLFVQYFPEIEKELDLSIFIEAKDYVKLTRRIRRDSEERGYDLDDVLYRYHHHVMPVYERMIEPLKHNADLVIPNNSHFERALDIIILAIQAKLR; from the coding sequence ATGAATAAACCTTATACCATTGGCATTACCGGAGGAAGTGGTTCGGGCAAAACCTATTTTTTGAAAAGCCTGGCTAATCGCTTTACTGAAGATGAGATTTGTTTTATTTCGCAGGATAATTACTACCACCCGCGCGAACGGCAAAAGGAAGATGGAAGGGGAATAAAAAATTTTGATTTGCCCGAAGCCATCGATCACGAGCAATTCCTCCATGACATAAAGTTGCTAAAAAAAGGTGAGGCACTGCATAAAACGGAATACACGTTTAATAATCCCAACGTTAAGCCTAAGCAACTTATTTTCAAACCGGCACCCGTGCTTATTGTTGAAGGTTTATTCGTTCAATATTTTCCCGAGATTGAGAAAGAGCTTGACCTGAGTATTTTCATAGAAGCAAAAGACTATGTTAAACTAACCAGGCGGATAAGGCGCGATAGCGAAGAGCGTGGCTATGACCTTGACGATGTTTTATACCGGTATCACCACCATGTAATGCCGGTGTACGAACGAATGATTGAGCCACTCAAGCACAATGCCGACCTGGTCATTCCGAATAATAGCCATTTTGAACGGGCCCTGGATATAATTATACTCGCTATTCAGGCTAAATTGCGCTGA
- the purD gene encoding phosphoribosylamine--glycine ligase, translated as MNILIIGNGGREHAFAWKIKQSPYCNNLYVAPGNAGTGSMAQNVAIAVDDFENLATFCLDHQIGLVVVGPEAPLVKGIRDYFEQHDKLKSIPVVGPGKIGAQLEGSKDFSKQFMLRHHIPTAKARTFTAPEINEALAYLDACKPPLVLKADGLAAGKGVIITNDKLEARQLMTEMLVEKKFGEASAKVLVEEFLSGIELSVFVLTDGTDYLILPEAKDYKRIGEADTGLNTGGMGAVSPVIFADSDFMQKVENEVVKPTISGLQKEGINYRGFIFIGLMNCQGNPFVIEYNARMGDPETQAVLPRIKNDFVPLLLAAAKGELHGKRIETDDQTAVTVVMVSGGYPGDYAKGKIIEGLNQPNDALVFHAGTKMSGEAVATDGGRVLAVTGMANELGLARQKAYQGVAKLTWDGLYFRKDIGQDLLNYPSDSSVNHPIQPFN; from the coding sequence ATGAACATCCTGATTATTGGAAATGGTGGCCGCGAACATGCATTTGCCTGGAAGATTAAGCAAAGCCCTTACTGCAACAACTTATATGTTGCCCCGGGCAACGCAGGTACAGGTTCAATGGCACAAAATGTAGCCATTGCCGTTGATGACTTTGAAAACCTGGCAACGTTTTGTCTCGATCACCAAATAGGTTTGGTAGTAGTTGGCCCGGAAGCACCACTGGTAAAAGGTATTCGTGATTATTTTGAACAACATGATAAGCTGAAATCCATTCCCGTGGTTGGCCCAGGTAAAATTGGAGCGCAGTTGGAGGGCAGTAAAGATTTCTCGAAACAATTCATGCTGCGCCACCACATTCCAACAGCTAAAGCACGCACCTTTACAGCACCTGAAATTAATGAAGCCCTGGCATACCTGGACGCTTGTAAACCGCCCCTTGTGCTCAAAGCTGATGGCCTGGCAGCAGGTAAGGGCGTTATCATAACAAACGATAAACTAGAAGCACGGCAGCTAATGACAGAAATGTTGGTAGAGAAAAAATTTGGTGAAGCCAGTGCAAAAGTATTGGTCGAAGAATTTTTGTCCGGTATTGAACTTTCCGTTTTTGTGCTTACCGATGGCACCGATTACCTCATACTGCCGGAAGCAAAAGATTATAAACGCATTGGCGAAGCCGATACCGGTCTGAATACCGGAGGCATGGGCGCTGTATCACCTGTGATTTTTGCCGACAGTGACTTCATGCAAAAAGTTGAAAACGAAGTCGTAAAACCAACCATTAGTGGCTTACAAAAGGAAGGTATAAACTACCGGGGTTTTATATTTATCGGGCTAATGAATTGCCAGGGCAACCCCTTTGTAATTGAATACAATGCGAGGATGGGCGACCCGGAAACCCAGGCAGTACTACCACGCATAAAAAATGATTTTGTACCCCTGTTGTTGGCTGCCGCGAAAGGCGAACTCCATGGAAAACGTATTGAAACCGATGACCAAACCGCGGTTACGGTAGTCATGGTTTCGGGTGGTTACCCGGGCGACTATGCTAAAGGCAAGATTATAGAAGGTCTTAACCAGCCTAATGACGCATTGGTTTTTCATGCCGGCACCAAAATGTCAGGTGAAGCGGTGGCTACTGATGGTGGTCGTGTGCTGGCCGTAACCGGCATGGCCAACGAATTGGGGTTGGCCCGGCAAAAAGCCTATCAAGGGGTTGCCAAACTTACCTGGGATGGCTTATATTTCAGAAAAGATATCGGACAGGATTTGCTGAATTATCCGTCTGATTCTTCAGTTAATCACCCAATTCAGCCTTTCAATTAA
- a CDS encoding FKBP-type peptidyl-prolyl cis-trans isomerase, with amino-acid sequence MLAGCLKESPCTRVVSQSRIDALNQTRLQQDIQTIDSYLEDNSITAIADPSGIRYTIDIEGDGVEPCLEYTITVMYKGKLLSTGAQFDASSSPVSFPLSNLILGWQVILPKIKAGSRITLYLPSGFGYGSAASGAIPANSNLIFEIDLIN; translated from the coding sequence ATGTTAGCAGGTTGTTTAAAGGAATCGCCTTGCACCCGGGTAGTTTCACAAAGCCGGATTGACGCGTTGAATCAAACACGATTACAGCAGGATATCCAAACTATTGATTCGTATTTGGAGGATAATAGCATTACAGCCATTGCAGATCCATCGGGGATCAGGTATACGATTGATATTGAGGGTGATGGCGTTGAACCATGCTTAGAGTATACGATAACCGTAATGTACAAGGGGAAACTCTTGAGTACTGGTGCCCAGTTTGATGCTTCATCGTCCCCTGTTTCATTTCCGCTTTCAAATTTAATTTTGGGGTGGCAAGTGATCCTACCTAAAATTAAGGCTGGGTCACGCATTACTCTTTATTTACCTTCGGGTTTTGGGTATGGTTCAGCAGCTTCAGGTGCCATACCAGCTAATTCAAACCTTATTTTTGAGATTGACCTGATCAATTAG
- a CDS encoding Signal peptidase-like protein: protein MGCACGTSKDGKVAGCKNNGACKTGGCNKMNVFDWLSNMELPGQDTFNIVEVRFKNGRKDFYRNIDNLNLTTGDAVIVEIPNGHHLGFVSLQGELVRLQMQKKKIANDNEIKKIYRLAHTKDLEKFEEVKKRELPTLYRTREIIRDLKLNMKLSDVEYQADNTKAIFYYSAEDRVDFRELIKILAGEFKIRVEMRQISLRQEAGRLGGIGVCGRELCCSTWLGDFKNVATSAARYQNLSLNPSKLSGQCGRLKCCLNYELETYMEALQHIPKIETPLLTEQGEAKLQKTDIFKKIMWFGFSEENTWYPLNVDRVNQVLEMNRAGKKPATLIADVAEVKVPVQTLNSDLERLDKKYQRTGKKKNKKRKNKKRNPNQQRNQG, encoded by the coding sequence ATGGGTTGTGCGTGCGGAACATCTAAAGATGGGAAAGTAGCCGGTTGTAAAAATAACGGGGCCTGCAAAACGGGCGGATGCAATAAAATGAATGTATTTGATTGGCTCTCAAACATGGAGTTGCCCGGGCAGGATACCTTCAATATTGTGGAAGTACGTTTTAAAAATGGGCGGAAAGACTTCTACCGGAATATTGACAACCTTAACCTTACCACAGGCGATGCGGTAATTGTCGAAATCCCTAATGGCCACCATTTAGGATTTGTTTCGTTGCAGGGTGAGCTTGTTCGCCTGCAAATGCAGAAAAAGAAAATCGCCAACGACAATGAGATCAAAAAAATATACCGGCTGGCACACACCAAAGACCTGGAAAAGTTTGAAGAGGTAAAGAAGAGGGAACTGCCGACATTATACCGTACCCGCGAAATTATCCGCGACCTTAAATTAAACATGAAGCTTTCGGATGTTGAGTACCAGGCCGACAACACCAAGGCAATTTTTTACTATTCTGCCGAAGACCGTGTAGACTTTCGTGAACTTATAAAAATCCTTGCCGGTGAATTTAAGATACGCGTGGAGATGCGCCAGATCAGTTTGCGCCAGGAAGCAGGAAGGTTAGGCGGCATAGGGGTTTGCGGACGCGAACTTTGTTGTTCAACCTGGTTAGGTGATTTCAAAAATGTAGCCACCAGTGCAGCCCGGTATCAGAATTTATCATTAAACCCCAGCAAATTATCCGGGCAATGCGGCCGCTTGAAGTGCTGCCTGAATTATGAGCTGGAAACCTACATGGAGGCACTTCAGCATATACCTAAAATTGAAACCCCGCTGCTCACCGAACAAGGTGAAGCCAAACTTCAAAAAACCGACATCTTCAAAAAAATTATGTGGTTTGGTTTTAGTGAAGAAAATACCTGGTACCCACTTAATGTGGATCGCGTAAACCAGGTATTGGAAATGAACCGAGCCGGCAAAAAACCCGCCACCCTTATAGCCGATGTGGCGGAAGTAAAGGTTCCGGTACAAACACTGAACAGCGACCTGGAGCGCCTGGACAAGAAATATCAGCGTACCGGAAAAAAGAAAAACAAGAAACGCAAAAATAAAAAGCGTAACCCCAACCAACAGCGAAACCAGGGATGA
- a CDS encoding nucleoside-diphosphate kinase: MATNRTFTMIKPDAVSAGNTGAITKMIEEAGFRIVAVKKTQLTPERAGQFYAIHKERPFFKDLCSYMSSGPIVPMILEKENAVEDFRKLIGATDPQKAAPGTIRNLFAKSIEANAIHGSDSDANAEIEGNFFFSNLEQF; this comes from the coding sequence ATGGCAACCAACAGAACTTTTACCATGATAAAACCCGATGCGGTTAGCGCAGGAAATACCGGGGCAATCACCAAAATGATTGAAGAGGCGGGCTTTCGCATTGTAGCGGTGAAAAAGACACAATTAACCCCTGAGCGGGCAGGTCAATTTTACGCGATCCATAAAGAAAGACCTTTTTTTAAAGACTTATGTTCATACATGTCGTCAGGCCCTATTGTTCCGATGATACTGGAAAAAGAAAATGCCGTTGAGGATTTCCGCAAACTGATTGGCGCAACCGATCCGCAAAAAGCCGCACCGGGCACCATCCGTAATCTATTTGCAAAGTCTATTGAGGCCAATGCTATTCATGGTTCGGACAGTGACGCGAACGCAGAGATTGAAGGTAATTTTTTCTTTTCGAACCTGGAGCAATTCTAA